One part of the Flavobacterium johnsoniae UW101 genome encodes these proteins:
- a CDS encoding glycoside hydrolase family 3 protein → MKMKKTIYCLIFLICFYSYSQDKKYDFQFQNPSLSFEQRVDDLVSRLTLEEKVSQMLNSSPEIARLGIPAYDWWNETLHGVARTPFKTTVYPQAIGMAATFDKNSLFTMADYSALEGRAIYNKAVELKRTNERYLGLTYWTPNINIFRDPRWGRGQETYGEDPYLTAVLGDAFVKGLQGDDPKYLKAAACAKHYAVHSGPESLRHTFDVDVTPYELWDTYLPAFRKLITESNVAGVMCAYNAFRTQPCCASDILMNDILRKEWKFDGYVTSDCWAIDDFFKNHKTHPDAESAAADAVFHGTDIDCGTDAYKALVQAVKNGKISEKQIDISVKRLFMIRFRLGMFDPVSMVKYAQTPSSVLESKEHQLHALKMARQSIVLLKNEKNILPLNKNLKKIVVLGPNADNAISILGNYNGTPSKLTTVLQGIKEKVSPDTEVIYEKAVNFTNDTLLVYKDLKNQYSYEGKQGFKAEYYNNTTLSGQPEAVRSESEINNFWQEGEVVIQNIKANHFSARYTTNFTADQDGSVTFELKADDGYRFIINGKEVVNAWQKNRWGEKTFKLETKKNTVYKIVLEYWQGEGKAEVSLQTGNFVKTNFADLIEHHKNADAFIFAGGISPQLEGEEMPVDFPGFKGGDRTSILFPEVQTKLLKALQSSGKPVVFAMMTGSAIAIPWEAENIPAILNIWYGGQSAGTAAADVIFGDYNPAGRLPVTFYKNDSDLPSFVDYKMDNKTYRYFKGTPLYGFGYGLSYTSFKYSDLKTPVKIKKGQSVSILVKVANTGKTEGEEVAQLYLINQDTAIKTPLKSLKGFERFNLKPGENKTITFNLSPEDLSYVTPEGSLKQYEGKIKISIGGSQPDEKLLTKSNVVSKIMQLEN, encoded by the coding sequence ATGAAGATGAAAAAAACGATATACTGCCTCATATTTTTAATTTGCTTTTATTCCTATTCACAAGACAAAAAGTATGATTTTCAATTTCAAAATCCGTCACTGAGTTTTGAACAGAGAGTTGATGATCTTGTGAGTCGTTTAACATTAGAAGAAAAAGTTTCTCAAATGCTAAATTCGTCACCTGAAATTGCAAGATTAGGTATTCCTGCTTATGACTGGTGGAACGAAACTTTGCATGGAGTTGCGAGAACTCCATTTAAAACAACGGTTTATCCTCAAGCTATTGGAATGGCGGCAACTTTCGATAAAAATTCACTCTTTACAATGGCCGACTACTCAGCTCTTGAAGGCAGGGCCATATACAATAAAGCGGTTGAACTTAAAAGAACCAACGAACGTTATTTGGGACTCACCTACTGGACTCCAAATATCAATATTTTTCGTGATCCTCGCTGGGGACGCGGACAGGAAACCTATGGAGAAGATCCTTACTTAACAGCTGTCTTAGGTGATGCTTTTGTAAAAGGCCTACAGGGAGATGATCCTAAATACCTAAAAGCGGCCGCTTGTGCTAAACATTATGCTGTTCACAGCGGTCCGGAATCGCTAAGACATACTTTTGATGTTGATGTAACGCCTTATGAACTTTGGGACACTTATCTTCCTGCTTTTAGAAAATTAATAACCGAATCGAATGTAGCCGGTGTTATGTGTGCTTACAATGCATTTAGAACACAGCCTTGTTGTGCAAGTGACATTTTAATGAATGATATTCTGAGAAAAGAATGGAAATTTGACGGTTATGTTACTTCAGACTGCTGGGCGATTGACGATTTTTTTAAGAATCATAAAACACATCCCGATGCTGAATCTGCTGCTGCCGATGCCGTTTTTCATGGCACTGATATTGATTGCGGCACCGATGCTTATAAAGCACTTGTTCAGGCTGTTAAAAATGGAAAAATCAGCGAAAAACAGATTGATATTTCTGTAAAACGTCTTTTTATGATTCGTTTCAGACTTGGAATGTTTGATCCAGTATCAATGGTCAAATATGCCCAAACCCCATCTTCTGTTTTAGAAAGCAAAGAACATCAGTTACATGCCTTAAAAATGGCAAGACAGTCGATCGTTTTACTTAAAAATGAAAAAAATATTCTTCCTTTAAATAAGAACCTAAAAAAGATTGTGGTTCTGGGACCAAACGCCGACAATGCTATTTCAATATTGGGAAATTATAACGGAACTCCGTCTAAACTGACTACAGTTTTGCAGGGTATTAAAGAGAAAGTGAGTCCTGATACAGAAGTTATTTATGAGAAAGCAGTTAACTTTACAAATGATACTTTACTGGTTTACAAAGACTTGAAGAATCAATACTCATACGAAGGCAAACAAGGTTTCAAAGCTGAATATTACAATAATACTACTCTTTCAGGACAGCCTGAAGCGGTTAGAAGCGAATCAGAAATCAATAATTTCTGGCAGGAAGGAGAAGTTGTAATTCAAAACATCAAAGCAAATCATTTCTCTGCGCGTTATACTACAAACTTTACAGCAGATCAGGACGGTTCTGTTACTTTTGAACTTAAAGCCGATGACGGTTATCGTTTTATAATAAACGGAAAAGAAGTTGTAAATGCCTGGCAGAAGAATAGATGGGGAGAAAAAACTTTTAAACTTGAAACCAAAAAAAATACAGTTTATAAAATAGTATTGGAATATTGGCAGGGAGAAGGAAAAGCAGAAGTATCGCTGCAGACCGGAAATTTTGTAAAAACCAATTTTGCAGATTTAATTGAACATCATAAAAATGCTGACGCTTTTATTTTTGCCGGCGGTATTTCGCCACAGCTGGAAGGAGAAGAAATGCCTGTCGATTTTCCCGGATTTAAAGGAGGTGACCGCACCTCTATCCTGTTTCCGGAGGTGCAGACCAAACTTTTAAAAGCGCTTCAGTCTTCTGGAAAACCAGTAGTTTTTGCCATGATGACGGGAAGCGCAATAGCCATTCCGTGGGAAGCAGAAAATATTCCGGCAATATTAAATATCTGGTACGGCGGACAATCGGCAGGAACCGCAGCAGCCGATGTAATTTTTGGAGATTATAACCCGGCAGGAAGACTTCCTGTTACTTTTTACAAAAACGATTCAGATTTACCTTCTTTTGTAGATTATAAAATGGATAATAAAACGTATCGTTATTTTAAAGGAACGCCGCTATACGGCTTTGGATACGGACTGAGTTATACTTCATTTAAATACAGTGATTTAAAAACACCAGTTAAAATTAAAAAAGGACAGTCAGTTTCTATTTTGGTTAAAGTAGCAAATACCGGAAAAACAGAAGGCGAAGAAGTGGCGCAGCTGTACTTAATTAATCAGGATACAGCAATAAAAACACCTTTGAAAAGTTTAAAAGGATTTGAACGATTCAATTTAAAACCTGGTGAAAATAAAACAATTACTTTTAATCTTTCTCCTGAAGATCTTTCGTATGTTACACCAGAAGGCAGTTTAAAGCAATATGAAGGCAAAATCAAAATTTCAATTGGAGGAAGTCAGCCAGATGAAAAACTGCTGACAAAAAGCAATGTTGTTTCTAAAATTATGCAATTAGAAAACTAA
- a CDS encoding response regulator produces MKYKNILLVNDNTDDAEIFVSVLNAISHEIRSSVEESALEALKKLKDSKICPDIIFLDYNMPYFDGSGFLKLLRDIKGLRKIPIVLYSRNSGIMLQDEIDKFKRVKFLKKHGSFKKLFESLQKIIIGKKREDCT; encoded by the coding sequence ATGAAATACAAAAACATATTACTAGTCAACGATAATACAGATGATGCAGAGATTTTTGTGTCAGTTTTGAATGCAATCAGCCATGAAATCAGATCTTCTGTAGAGGAAAGTGCACTTGAGGCTTTAAAAAAGCTTAAGGATTCAAAAATCTGTCCTGATATAATCTTTTTGGATTATAATATGCCTTATTTTGATGGGAGCGGATTCCTTAAATTACTTCGTGATATTAAAGGCCTAAGAAAGATTCCAATTGTACTTTATTCCCGAAATTCAGGAATTATGCTGCAGGATGAAATAGACAAATTCAAAAGAGTGAAATTTTTGAAGAAACATGGCAGCTTCAAAAAGCTTTTTGAATCATTGCAAAAAATAATTATAGGTAAAAAAAGAGAAGATTGTACTTGA
- a CDS encoding DUF4440 domain-containing protein, whose product METEIFNLEKKYWQGMEDHQYETVKNLTHFPCIIAGRNGVQSVDEPSFKKMFESGEGDKIKVLGYLDFISQQPTQETAVTAYIIELLDTKENKSVKCACTSTWIKENDRWLCMLHTETELSSKK is encoded by the coding sequence ATGGAAACAGAGATTTTTAATTTAGAAAAAAAATATTGGCAGGGCATGGAGGATCACCAATATGAAACAGTAAAAAATCTCACTCATTTTCCCTGTATAATAGCTGGAAGAAATGGAGTGCAGAGTGTAGATGAACCCAGTTTTAAAAAAATGTTTGAGTCCGGCGAAGGCGATAAAATAAAAGTATTGGGTTATTTAGATTTTATATCTCAGCAGCCGACCCAAGAAACTGCGGTAACAGCTTATATAATCGAATTATTGGATACAAAAGAAAATAAATCTGTCAAATGTGCCTGTACTTCTACATGGATAAAAGAAAATGACCGCTGGCTGTGTATGCTTCATACCGAAACAGAATTATCTTCTAAAAAATAA
- a CDS encoding PRC-barrel domain-containing protein, with translation MDTKQRNLYRLDELSDYKIASNYSDVRGWKIVDADNRTIGTIDNLWVNKDMQRVIYLDVKVDKKLIEDGRKEVHDAIAYDNGKEFVYKDGDSHIIIPIGSVNINKDTKIVMANSIGYDTFRNTSRYNSQDKFDRNYERNVMRSYYPSNDPEFYDSDDDKFYNRREFENHL, from the coding sequence ATGGATACGAAACAAAGAAATTTATACCGACTGGATGAACTTTCTGATTATAAGATTGCTTCTAATTACTCAGATGTAAGAGGATGGAAAATAGTAGATGCTGACAACCGCACTATAGGAACTATTGATAACCTTTGGGTGAATAAGGATATGCAGCGAGTGATTTATCTGGATGTTAAGGTCGATAAAAAATTAATAGAAGACGGACGCAAGGAAGTACACGATGCTATTGCTTACGACAATGGAAAAGAGTTTGTTTATAAGGATGGAGACAGCCACATTATCATTCCCATTGGATCGGTAAACATTAATAAAGACACAAAGATTGTTATGGCCAACAGCATAGGATATGACACCTTTAGAAATACAAGCAGATATAACAGCCAGGATAAGTTCGACAGGAACTATGAAAGAAATGTAATGCGATCTTATTATCCTTCTAACGATCCTGAATTTTATGACAGTGATGATGATAAATTTTACAATCGTCGAGAGTTCGAAAATCATTTATAA
- a CDS encoding SDR family NAD(P)-dependent oxidoreductase → MTDKTIVQNSLKGKNVVITGASSGVGRAAAEAFAHEGCNLILAARGQEGLDEIVKFCRELGMQAVGVSADMSIPEQVEKVAASAASIGGKIDIWVNNAGVMASGKFEEIPLEIHHQVIKTNLFGYMHGAYNAIKIFKTQNEGILINNISIGGYMPAPYSAVYSASKYGIRGLMECLQGEISNRKHIHICNLYPQLQNSTGNLHSAKYSGFDMTIPFIASDPRDTASKMVELAKNPKKDLFPDFKAAAATNLYRLFPKVIINAASAVVRTKMEFNKNKENNPGNVLTKSKEPLRVYGNPSAKNTSDLKLAMFAGIGIGIGLLLFHKK, encoded by the coding sequence ATGACAGATAAAACAATAGTCCAAAATAGCCTTAAAGGGAAAAACGTTGTCATTACAGGAGCAAGCAGCGGTGTAGGCAGAGCTGCGGCGGAAGCATTTGCCCATGAAGGATGCAACCTGATCTTAGCGGCCAGAGGACAGGAAGGATTAGATGAAATAGTGAAATTCTGCCGTGAATTAGGTATGCAGGCTGTTGGCGTTTCGGCAGATATGTCTATTCCAGAGCAGGTAGAAAAAGTAGCCGCATCAGCTGCATCAATAGGAGGGAAAATCGATATATGGGTCAACAATGCGGGAGTTATGGCCAGCGGGAAATTTGAAGAAATCCCTTTAGAAATCCATCATCAGGTAATCAAGACCAATTTGTTTGGCTACATGCACGGAGCTTATAATGCCATTAAAATTTTTAAAACACAAAATGAAGGTATTTTAATTAATAACATATCGATAGGCGGTTATATGCCAGCACCTTACAGTGCGGTTTATTCTGCCAGCAAATATGGAATAAGGGGTCTCATGGAATGCCTGCAGGGTGAAATATCAAACCGAAAGCACATTCACATCTGCAATCTTTATCCGCAGCTCCAAAACTCTACTGGTAATCTTCATTCAGCAAAATATTCCGGTTTTGATATGACAATACCTTTTATTGCGTCAGATCCTCGTGATACAGCCTCTAAAATGGTAGAACTCGCTAAAAATCCTAAAAAAGATCTGTTCCCAGATTTTAAGGCTGCCGCCGCCACAAACCTTTACAGATTATTTCCTAAAGTAATTATCAACGCTGCATCTGCAGTTGTGCGTACTAAAATGGAATTTAATAAGAATAAGGAAAATAACCCCGGTAATGTTTTGACGAAGTCAAAAGAACCGCTGCGAGTTTACGGAAATCCATCTGCAAAAAACACATCAGATCTTAAACTGGCAATGTTTGCCGGAATTGGAATTGGTATCGGCCTGCTTTTATTTCATAAAAAATAA
- a CDS encoding MEDS domain-containing protein yields the protein MSAPMHICGFFDSREQQYDVIIPYIMEGLESNDKVINILEGNRHGEHCRCLSDNGVSISDKLSSGQLEILASENTYIKDGEFASEKMYKMLEQTLLSASRAGYESVRACGDMVWALKNLPGTDELLKYEASLNVLTPQHSCSLICMYDINSFSQSTLTDILLTHPYVIKDGKISKNPHYIEPSTLIPNFSDFSSSPLQS from the coding sequence TTGTCAGCACCAATGCACATCTGCGGTTTTTTCGATTCCAGAGAACAGCAGTATGATGTAATCATTCCATATATTATGGAAGGGCTGGAAAGCAATGATAAAGTCATTAACATTCTGGAAGGAAACCGCCACGGTGAACATTGCCGCTGTCTCTCGGATAATGGTGTATCAATTTCAGATAAACTATCGAGCGGTCAATTAGAAATTTTAGCTTCTGAAAATACCTACATCAAAGATGGCGAGTTTGCTTCAGAAAAGATGTATAAAATGCTTGAACAGACTTTGTTGTCAGCGTCAAGAGCCGGTTACGAAAGTGTTAGAGCCTGCGGAGATATGGTATGGGCACTTAAGAATCTGCCAGGAACAGATGAGCTTTTAAAATACGAGGCTAGTCTAAATGTACTTACTCCTCAACATTCCTGTTCATTGATCTGTATGTACGATATCAATAGTTTCAGTCAAAGTACGCTTACAGATATCCTGCTGACCCATCCTTATGTAATTAAAGATGGAAAGATCAGCAAGAATCCGCATTATATTGAACCTTCAACTTTGATTCCAAATTTTTCCGATTTTTCATCAAGCCCTCTACAATCCTAA
- a CDS encoding LytR/AlgR family response regulator transcription factor produces MKKARLYTLTLIGISIVVLIISFISSTYLYHSAKEKLCNSKLESGEREVREISRLLEQQLRGGLSKDQVIHNLQISIENTDIKSDFICMYDQKGIELCHPNPALVGLKIKEDNSQVNRTGQKEFKPLSTVLEQGEKIGGIRTFPNNPERKSEIININPVAGTDWMVASHANLAVLEEELSDLYLQFAVSLFLSTVFISICCYIMIRLIYRKYESVFDLEKEELNYRVNELQILNLQLNSNQQKLQNLTHDTIEDDKSKDSETPKKRILTYHKDELIKLDIENIAYVLLDTGITYIYTFDNRQFTSSNSLDEIMKWLDQTIFYRANRQFIVNINSISSILLYGKNQLKLIIKPDSKIDIIISKNKVSEFKNWLDQ; encoded by the coding sequence ATGAAAAAAGCACGGCTTTATACTTTGACACTTATAGGTATTAGTATTGTTGTTCTAATTATCAGTTTCATTTCTTCCACTTACCTCTATCACTCAGCTAAGGAGAAATTGTGTAATAGTAAATTAGAATCAGGAGAAAGAGAAGTAAGGGAAATTTCACGGCTTTTAGAACAGCAGCTTCGCGGCGGTTTGTCTAAAGATCAGGTAATTCATAATCTTCAAATAAGTATAGAGAATACAGATATAAAAAGTGATTTTATCTGTATGTATGATCAAAAAGGAATTGAACTGTGTCATCCTAATCCGGCATTAGTGGGTTTAAAAATCAAGGAAGATAATTCTCAGGTTAACAGAACAGGACAGAAAGAGTTTAAACCCTTAAGTACAGTTTTGGAACAGGGAGAAAAAATAGGAGGTATCCGCACATTTCCTAATAACCCGGAAAGAAAATCAGAAATTATAAACATAAATCCTGTTGCCGGAACTGACTGGATGGTTGCTTCACATGCTAACCTTGCAGTTTTAGAGGAAGAACTTTCTGATCTGTATCTGCAGTTTGCAGTAAGTCTTTTTTTGAGTACAGTATTTATAAGCATTTGCTGCTACATAATGATACGGCTTATATACAGAAAGTATGAGAGTGTTTTTGATCTTGAAAAAGAAGAGTTAAATTATAGAGTAAACGAACTTCAGATTTTGAACCTGCAGTTAAATTCAAATCAGCAGAAACTGCAAAATTTGACCCATGATACCATTGAAGATGATAAATCAAAAGATTCTGAAACTCCAAAGAAAAGAATACTGACTTATCATAAAGATGAATTGATAAAGCTGGATATAGAAAATATAGCCTATGTTTTGCTGGATACCGGAATAACTTACATTTATACTTTTGACAATCGTCAGTTTACAAGCAGCAATAGTCTTGACGAGATAATGAAATGGCTTGATCAGACCATTTTTTACAGGGCAAACAGACAATTTATAGTCAATATTAATTCTATCAGCAGTATATTGCTTTATGGGAAAAACCAATTGAAATTGATTATAAAACCTGATTCAAAAATTGATATTATTATTAGTAAAAATAAAGTATCAGAATTTAAGAACTGGTTAGACCAGTAA
- a CDS encoding cytochrome P460 family protein — translation MRKGLMILAVLLFVFTVLQFWKPKEIQYSSPAKNLTNVPSEVNTILRNSCFDCHSNSVNLAWFDKITPANFIVDSHIKDGRKALNFSNWDTLDKQKQSAVMFYSFNKILLGEMPLLSYTALHPSAKLDSRSITVLKNYVKTLAARKTNPEVSSVSISKADAVHHPDKKITDYKKVKPSLNKISYIPDFRSWKAISTTDRFDNGSMRIIYGNKTAVKAIAEHQTNPWPDGAIFAKTAWKQKTEADGSVSPGEFIQVEFMIKDSKKYESSKGWGWARWKGKDLKPYGDSVSFDQECISCHSPVKNNDYVFTSPLHLDINKFNIYSKNQ, via the coding sequence ATGAGAAAAGGACTTATGATCTTAGCAGTTTTACTGTTTGTATTTACTGTTTTGCAGTTTTGGAAACCCAAAGAAATCCAATACAGCTCACCTGCAAAAAATTTAACGAACGTTCCTTCAGAGGTAAATACTATTTTAAGAAATTCTTGTTTTGACTGCCATTCTAACTCTGTAAATCTTGCATGGTTTGATAAAATAACACCTGCAAATTTTATAGTCGATTCGCATATTAAAGATGGCCGAAAAGCATTGAATTTTTCTAATTGGGATACATTAGACAAGCAAAAACAGAGTGCTGTTATGTTTTATTCTTTCAATAAGATTCTATTAGGCGAAATGCCTCTTTTAAGTTACACAGCCCTTCATCCTTCAGCAAAATTAGACAGCCGCTCCATAACGGTTTTAAAAAATTATGTAAAAACCCTGGCAGCCCGAAAAACAAATCCAGAAGTATCATCTGTTTCTATATCAAAAGCAGATGCAGTACATCATCCAGATAAAAAAATAACTGACTACAAGAAAGTAAAACCGTCATTAAATAAAATTTCATACATCCCAGATTTTAGAAGCTGGAAAGCTATTAGTACAACTGACCGTTTTGACAATGGCAGCATGCGAATTATATACGGAAATAAAACCGCTGTAAAAGCGATTGCAGAACATCAAACAAATCCGTGGCCAGATGGTGCTATTTTCGCCAAAACTGCCTGGAAGCAAAAAACAGAAGCTGATGGAAGTGTATCTCCCGGCGAATTCATTCAGGTCGAATTCATGATAAAGGATTCAAAAAAATATGAGTCTTCAAAAGGCTGGGGCTGGGCAAGATGGAAAGGAAAAGATTTAAAGCCGTATGGCGACAGCGTCAGCTTTGATCAGGAATGTATTTCCTGTCATAGTCCTGTTAAAAACAATGATTATGTTTTTACATCACCCCTGCATCTTGATATCAATAAATTTAATATTTACAGCAAAAACCAATAA
- a CDS encoding SDR family NAD(P)-dependent oxidoreductase: MEQNNYQGALQKKLNSGFNAASTAEEVIKGINLAGQTAIVTGGNTGIGLETVKTLAAAGAHVIVPARDIVKAKRNLEGIENVTIEEMDLMQPESIHSFAQKFINTGRSLHLLINNAGIMWVPLRRDIRGYESQLATNYLALFQLTAGLWPALKKADGARVVNVSSGGHKFSDFNFEDPNFLNREYETLLGYGQSKTAVNLFSLEFDNRAKAYNVRSYSLCPGAVGETELSREAPIDLFQKLGFSDAEGNILPEVAASLKTIPQGAATSIWAATSPLLNHIGGVYCEHVDIAEINENMAVTGGIATYSLDKSNVQKLWKLTEQLTGITFDVR; the protein is encoded by the coding sequence ATGGAACAAAATAATTATCAAGGTGCCTTGCAGAAAAAGTTAAATTCAGGATTTAATGCAGCATCAACAGCAGAGGAAGTTATAAAAGGAATCAATCTTGCAGGACAAACAGCAATTGTAACAGGCGGAAATACAGGCATAGGTCTCGAAACTGTTAAAACACTTGCTGCTGCAGGAGCTCATGTCATTGTACCGGCAAGAGACATTGTAAAAGCCAAAAGAAACCTTGAAGGAATAGAAAATGTAACGATAGAAGAAATGGATTTAATGCAGCCAGAATCTATCCATTCCTTTGCACAGAAATTTATAAATACAGGAAGATCACTGCATCTTTTGATTAACAATGCCGGGATTATGTGGGTACCGCTTCGCAGAGACATACGCGGGTACGAATCACAGCTGGCAACCAATTATCTCGCATTGTTTCAATTAACAGCCGGGCTTTGGCCGGCATTAAAAAAAGCAGACGGCGCCAGAGTGGTTAATGTATCTTCTGGAGGACATAAATTTTCTGATTTTAATTTTGAAGATCCTAATTTCCTGAACCGTGAGTACGAAACACTGCTTGGATACGGACAATCTAAAACAGCGGTCAATCTTTTTTCTTTGGAATTTGACAACCGCGCCAAAGCTTACAATGTCCGCAGTTATTCCTTATGTCCAGGAGCAGTTGGAGAAACAGAATTATCGAGAGAAGCTCCCATTGATTTATTCCAAAAACTAGGTTTCAGCGATGCAGAAGGAAATATACTGCCAGAAGTAGCGGCCTCATTAAAAACCATTCCGCAGGGTGCGGCAACAAGTATATGGGCTGCAACGAGTCCGCTTCTAAATCATATAGGAGGAGTTTACTGTGAACACGTGGATATAGCTGAAATAAATGAAAATATGGCAGTTACAGGAGGTATTGCGACCTATTCATTAGACAAATCAAATGTTCAAAAATTATGGAAGCTCACGGAACAGCTTACTGGAATTACATTTGATGTACGTTAA
- a CDS encoding helix-turn-helix domain-containing protein translates to MDYTVNYITPEIKLSNYTGKLFKTEAAFSDHLLVWLISGETKIIQADQSFIFGPGSTFIIPRNQLAAIINVPKNGLPHKAVAMHLSTERLREFYSEKKSEHKTARSKIVSFHKHPLLESFLASLIPYFDMQDNFPESIASLKITEAITILHTIDKDIDVILSNFEEPGKIDLIPFMEKNFMFNMSLKKFGYLTGRSLTTFKRDFHKAYNITPQRWLTRKRLEAAHYQLAEKNKKPSEVCFETGFENLSHFSSAFKKQFGYSPARVQKSNTEY, encoded by the coding sequence ATGGATTATACGGTAAATTATATAACTCCGGAAATTAAACTTTCTAATTATACTGGGAAGCTTTTTAAAACAGAAGCGGCATTCTCAGATCATTTATTGGTATGGTTAATTTCTGGTGAAACTAAAATTATTCAAGCCGACCAGAGCTTTATATTTGGTCCCGGCAGTACCTTTATAATTCCAAGAAACCAGCTGGCTGCAATAATCAACGTACCCAAAAACGGACTGCCTCATAAAGCCGTTGCTATGCATTTGTCAACGGAACGACTGCGTGAATTTTACAGTGAAAAAAAATCAGAACACAAAACTGCCAGATCAAAAATTGTTAGTTTTCATAAACATCCGCTGTTGGAAAGTTTTCTGGCTTCGCTGATTCCGTATTTTGATATGCAGGATAATTTTCCGGAATCTATTGCTTCTTTAAAAATAACCGAAGCCATAACGATTCTACATACAATTGATAAAGACATCGATGTTATTTTATCAAACTTTGAAGAACCGGGAAAAATTGATCTGATACCTTTTATGGAAAAAAATTTTATGTTTAATATGTCCTTAAAAAAATTTGGATATCTAACAGGACGCAGTCTTACCACTTTTAAACGTGATTTTCATAAGGCATATAACATAACACCGCAGCGATGGCTTACCAGAAAACGACTGGAAGCAGCACATTACCAGCTGGCAGAAAAAAACAAAAAACCTTCTGAGGTTTGTTTTGAAACAGGTTTTGAAAATTTATCGCACTTTTCCTCAGCATTCAAAAAGCAGTTTGGATATTCTCCCGCGAGAGTACAAAAATCAAATACTGAGTATTAA
- a CDS encoding membrane protein: MGLSSLGIFHTIIGVGAIIAALVDFIKYGKINLNKLSGKIYFYGTMITSLTSLGISKHGGFNPGHAFSIFIIFLILGAYFLNAKRKNSVRARYFENFWLSFSFFLSLVPTVNETFTRIPVHHPLAKNITDPIIGRTLLFLLLLFVIGSVYQFFRQRLINRSEILE; the protein is encoded by the coding sequence ATGGGATTATCAAGTTTAGGAATTTTTCACACTATTATTGGTGTAGGCGCAATTATAGCGGCGTTAGTAGATTTTATCAAATATGGTAAAATCAATTTGAACAAATTATCTGGTAAGATATATTTTTACGGAACGATGATTACATCGTTGACTTCATTAGGAATCTCTAAACATGGAGGTTTTAATCCGGGACATGCTTTTTCTATTTTTATAATCTTTTTGATACTGGGAGCTTATTTTCTAAATGCAAAGAGAAAAAATAGTGTGAGAGCCCGTTATTTCGAAAATTTCTGGTTGTCATTTAGTTTTTTTCTTTCACTGGTTCCAACAGTCAATGAAACTTTTACCAGAATTCCTGTTCATCACCCTTTAGCAAAAAATATTACCGATCCAATAATAGGAAGAACACTTCTTTTTCTCCTTTTACTTTTTGTTATTGGTTCTGTTTATCAGTTTTTTAGACAAAGGTTGATTAATAGATCTGAAATTTTAGAATAA